The following proteins come from a genomic window of Scomber japonicus isolate fScoJap1 chromosome 4, fScoJap1.pri, whole genome shotgun sequence:
- the phlda3 gene encoding pleckstrin homology-like domain family A member 3, which translates to MSLPVKVMRDGLLEKRSSGLLQLWKKKRCVLTEEGLRLNNCRGGSSDAPCSVWSSKAKELRFERMATVDCVEYKRGLVYFTVVMATGKEIDFRCPQDGAAWNAEIALALVRYKNLQAVQTGRNRHLSTAHLGSTGEDEEL; encoded by the coding sequence ATGTCTCTTCCGGTTAAAGTGATGAGAGACGGGCTGCTGGAGAAGCGCAGCAGCGGGCTCCTCCAGCTGTGGAAGAAGAAACGCTGCGTGCTTACCGAGGAAGGGCTGCGCCTAAACAACTGCAGAGGCGGCAGTAGTGATGCTCCGTGCTCAGTGTGGAGCTCCAAAGCCAAGGAGCTACGCTTTGAGCGTATGGCCACGGTGGACTGCGTGGAGTATAAGCGAGGGCTGGTGTACTTCACTGTGGTCATGGCTACGGGAAAGGAGATTGACTTTCGGTGTCCGCAGGATGGCGCGGCTTGGAACGCGGAGATTGCTTTGGCACTGGTGCGCTACAAGAACCTGCAAGCCGTGCAGACTGGAAGGAACCGGCACCTGTCTACAGCGCACCTGGGCAGCACCGGGGAGGATGAAGAGCTCTGA